Proteins encoded by one window of Vitis riparia cultivar Riparia Gloire de Montpellier isolate 1030 chromosome 11, EGFV_Vit.rip_1.0, whole genome shotgun sequence:
- the LOC117925369 gene encoding aspartic proteinase CDR1-like: MATTSIFVHTFFHSLFFTILLSVSVTSTTTTAMTDTKPLRLVTGLIHQDSILSSYQSLDRNNVERRRTRRAAFITDEIQANMVADDRGQAFLVNFSIGRPPVPQLVGIDTGSDLLWVQCHPCADCFRQSTPIFDPSKSSTYVDLSYDSPICPNSPQKKYNHLNQCIYNASYADGSTSSGNLATEDIVFETSDQGTVTVSSVVFGCGRSNRGRFDGQQSGILGLSAGDQSIVSRLGSRFSYCIGDLFDPHYTHNQLVLGDGVKMEGSSTPFHTFNGFYYVTLEGISVGETRLDINPEVFQRTESGQGGVVMDSGTTATFLAKDGFDPLSNEIQKLVRGHFQQVIYRTIPGWLCYKGRVNEDLRGFPELTFHFAEGADLVLDANSLFVQKNQDVFCLAVLESNLKNIGSVIGIMAQQHYNVAYDLIGKRVYFQRIDCELLED; encoded by the coding sequence ATGGCAACCACATCTATATTTGTTCATACCTTCTTCCATTCCTTATTTTTCACCATCCTTCTCTCAGTCTCAGTGACCAGCACCACCACCACAGCCATGACCGACACGAAACCCCTACGATTAGTCACCGGTCTCATTCACCAAGACTCCATTCTCTCCTCCTATCAGAGTCTAGACAGAAATAATGTTGAACGAAGAAGAACCCGGAGGGCTGCTTTTATCACTGATGAAATCCAAGCTAATATGGTGGCTGATGACCGCGGCCAAGCCTTCCTTGTGAATTTCTCAATAGGCCGACCGCCGGTTCCACAGTTAGTGGGCATCGACACTGGCAGCGACCTACTTTGGGTGCAATGTCACCCCTGTGCCGACTGTTTCAGACAGTCCACCCCTATTTTCGATCCCTCAAAGTCATCAACATATGTGGACTTGTCGTATGATTCTCCCATATGCCCCAATTCGCCACAAAAGAAGTACAATCACCTAAACCAGTGTATTTATAATGCGTCATACGCAGATGGCAGCACAAGCTCTGGAAACCTCGCCACTGAAGATATTGTTTTCGAGACATCAGACCAAGGCACAGTCACTGTCTCTTCTGTGGTATTTGGCTGTGGGCGCTCGAACCGGGGTCGCTTTGATGGGCAACAAAGTGGAATACTTGGACTAAGTGCCGGGGATCAATCTATAGTTTCTCGATTAGGTTCAAGATTCTCTTATTGCATTGGCGACCTTTTTGATCCTCATTACACCCATAACCAATTAGTTCTAGGAGATGGGGTTAAGATGGAAGGCTCTTCAACGCCATTCCACACATTTAATGGCTTCTACTATGTAACCCTAGAAGGGATAAGTGTAGGAGAAACAAGGCTTGATATTAACCCAGAAGTCTTTCAGAGGACAGAGTCCGGCCAAGGAGGAGTGGTCATGGACTCTGGAACGACCGCAACGTTCTTAGCCAAAGATGGATTCGACCCACTTAGCAATGAAATTCAGAAGTTGGTGCGAGGGCACTTCCAGCAAGTGATATATCGTACCATTCCGGGATGGCTGTGCTACAAGGGAAGAGTGAATGAAGACCTCAGAGGGTTTCCAGAGCTGACATTTCACTTTGCTGAAGGGGCTGACTTAGTGCTAGACGCAAACAGTTTGTTTGTTCAGAAAAATCAAGATGTATTTTGCCTTGCTGTCTTGGAAAGCAATCTCAAGAATATTGGGTCTGTGATAGGGATTATGGCTCAGCAACATTATAATGTGGCATATGACCTTATTGGAAAAAGGGTATATTTCCAAAGGATAGATTGTGAACTTCTCGAGGATTGA